The Nitrososphaerota archaeon sequence ATTCATGGATTTGCAATAACCCCAACAGTTAAAGAAGGATGGATATTAAAAGTAAGCGAAGATCTAATAAATATTTATGAGAGAGTAGTAGGAGATGTAGCTTATATAGTTCCAATAACTATGCAAGATATTACTCCATATGGAAATGGAATATATCATATTAATAGTATAATGCAACCTTGGCTTATGACAAATGCTCCAATAGTAGGAGTTGCAACAACTGCTAGGCTTCCAATTCCAGGATGTGGAACAGGATGCAATTATATTCTAGGTTTAGAAGCAGCTACAAGATTTTGTATTGAGGTAGCTAAGGATTTTACATCTAATAAATGTAAATTTTATGATGAAGAAGAATTTAAGAAAATAATTAATCTTTATGGTTCAATGAAAAATATACTTAGAAAATTTTAATAAAAAAATTTAAATTTCTCATTTATAATTATTTTATTGATAATCATGAGTATAAAAATAGATGAGCAAACTTTAAACTATACTAAAGAATTATTTAAGAAACTTGAATCAGAAGTTAAATTATACCTTTTTACAACTAAAATGCATTGCTTATATTGTAATGAAGTTGAGAAATTAATCGATATTATCTCAAATCTTTCAAATTTAATTAAAGTTATAAAATGTGAATGTGAAGTGGACTCTCCTGAAGCAAAGAAATTTGGTATAGATAAACATCCTGCAATAGTTTTTCATGGAAAAGAAGAATATAATATTAGATATTTTGGTATACCTGGAGGATATGAGTATGGAGTTTTAATTGAAGATATTGTTGATGTTTCATTAGGAAAAACGGACCTTTCAAAAGAAACGATAGAAAAATTATCTAAAATAGATAAACCTGTTCATATACAAGTTTTTGTTACACCAACTTGTCCATATTGTCCTATTGCTGCAAGAACT is a genomic window containing:
- a CDS encoding thioredoxin family protein → MSIKIDEQTLNYTKELFKKLESEVKLYLFTTKMHCLYCNEVEKLIDIISNLSNLIKVIKCECEVDSPEAKKFGIDKHPAIVFHGKEEYNIRYFGIPGGYEYGVLIEDIVDVSLGKTDLSKETIEKLSKIDKPVHIQVFVTPTCPYCPIAARTAHKFAIINKNIKADVIEAIEFPKLARKYNVFAVPKIIINDTIEFEGAVPEEFFLNKILEALEKSE